A stretch of Sandaracinaceae bacterium DNA encodes these proteins:
- a CDS encoding metallophosphoesterase, which translates to MSARWLAVCCALALGCGPEAAPRANAAALIGAEASSKAGGEEIVRPLRVAVIGDLNGGYGARTYGDAVHAAVDRLVSMSPDLVLSTGDMVAGQRRGLDYEGMWAGFHAAVSDRLAESSIPFAVSPGNHDASGYARYEGERGVYVEQWEARRPDVEMVDATHYPLRYSFRVGPALFVALDATTVGPLDAAQMDWLDAQLAATRAPVRVVFGHVPLHPFAIGRERETIGDPALEQLLIRHGVDMFVSGHHHAYYPGRRGAMRFVSTACLGGGPRPLIGEHERSARSVLMLEIDGRGVRTVEAYAGERFDERIDRATLPEHIGVLDRDDLMAPRLVLR; encoded by the coding sequence ATGAGCGCACGCTGGCTGGCCGTTTGCTGCGCGCTCGCCCTGGGCTGTGGGCCCGAGGCGGCGCCGCGCGCCAACGCGGCCGCGCTCATCGGCGCCGAGGCGTCGTCCAAGGCCGGCGGCGAGGAGATCGTCCGGCCCCTCCGCGTCGCGGTCATCGGCGACCTGAACGGAGGCTACGGCGCGCGGACCTACGGCGACGCGGTGCACGCGGCGGTCGACCGGCTCGTCTCCATGTCCCCCGACCTGGTCCTCTCGACGGGCGACATGGTGGCCGGCCAGCGCCGCGGGCTCGACTACGAGGGCATGTGGGCCGGCTTCCACGCCGCGGTCAGCGACCGGCTCGCCGAGTCCTCGATCCCCTTCGCCGTCTCTCCCGGCAACCACGACGCCTCCGGCTACGCCCGGTACGAGGGCGAGCGCGGCGTCTACGTCGAGCAGTGGGAGGCGCGCCGCCCCGACGTCGAGATGGTCGACGCGACGCACTACCCGCTTCGCTACAGCTTCCGGGTGGGCCCCGCGCTCTTCGTCGCGCTCGACGCCACCACGGTCGGCCCGCTGGACGCGGCGCAGATGGACTGGCTCGACGCGCAGCTCGCCGCGACCCGGGCGCCCGTCCGGGTGGTCTTCGGCCACGTGCCGCTCCACCCCTTCGCGATCGGCCGCGAGCGGGAGACGATCGGGGATCCGGCCCTCGAGCAGCTGCTCATCCGCCACGGGGTGGACATGTTCGTCAGCGGCCACCACCACGCCTACTACCCGGGCCGCCGCGGCGCGATGCGCTTCGTCTCCACCGCCTGCCTCGGCGGCGGGCCGCGGCCGCTCATCGGCGAGCACGAGCGCTCCGCCCGCAGCGTGCTGATGCTGGAGATCGACGGCCGGGGCGTGCGCACCGTCGAGGCCTACGCCGGCGAGCGCTTCGACGAGCGCATCGACCGCGCGACCCTCCCCGAGCACATCGGCGTGCTCGACCGCGACGACCTGATGGCGCCGCGGCTCGTGCTGCGCTGA
- the ccoG gene encoding cytochrome c oxidase accessory protein CcoG, producing MSHDGRVHLPVVDPPASSIARDGRRNFVHPADVKGRFVRLRYVVFAALIAIWALLPWVQVGGKPALYLDVAARRFYLFGGTYNSQDFWLVFFLLSGVGLTLFFATTVLGRVWCGWACPQTVFLEGVFRRIERLVEGNRQARLRRNAAPMSIDKLWRKALKHLLFAVAALGVSHIFLSFFVSMPSMLSMIGASPSAHPGAFTWMAVTSVILYGNFAWFREQLCLIVCPYGRLQSVMTDRDSLVVGYDALRGEPRGKVKDASAGDCVDCGRCVVVCPTGIDIRNGLQLDCIGCTACIDACDEIMTKLKRPTGLVRYDSLNGLEHRPRRWLRPRVFLYAGVVALWAVGAFFAFRSHVSFEANLLRLRGAPYHVLNAQTEDATVRNLFQVHLVNKGPDEARFEIEAIPVDGHEVTLSADALALPSLSDREIAIYVDVPRERFEQGQVVRVRVRRVDEVPGEGEERLLEAPLLGPRR from the coding sequence ATGAGTCACGACGGCCGCGTGCACCTCCCGGTGGTGGATCCTCCCGCGAGCTCCATCGCGCGCGACGGCCGCCGCAATTTCGTCCACCCCGCGGACGTCAAGGGCCGCTTCGTGCGGCTCCGCTACGTCGTGTTCGCGGCGCTGATCGCCATCTGGGCCCTGCTCCCCTGGGTCCAGGTCGGCGGCAAGCCCGCGCTCTACCTCGACGTGGCGGCGCGGCGCTTCTACCTCTTCGGAGGCACCTACAACTCGCAAGACTTCTGGTTGGTGTTCTTCCTCTTGAGCGGGGTGGGGCTGACGCTCTTCTTCGCCACCACCGTGCTCGGTCGCGTCTGGTGCGGCTGGGCGTGTCCGCAGACCGTCTTCCTCGAGGGGGTGTTCCGGCGCATCGAGCGGCTCGTGGAGGGCAACCGGCAGGCGCGCCTCCGTCGCAACGCGGCTCCCATGTCGATCGACAAGCTCTGGCGCAAGGCGCTCAAGCACCTGCTCTTCGCCGTCGCCGCGCTCGGGGTGAGCCACATCTTCCTGAGCTTCTTCGTCTCGATGCCGTCGATGCTCTCCATGATCGGCGCGTCGCCCTCCGCGCATCCGGGCGCGTTCACCTGGATGGCGGTGACGAGCGTGATCCTCTACGGCAACTTCGCGTGGTTCCGCGAGCAGCTCTGCCTGATCGTCTGCCCCTACGGGCGCCTCCAGTCCGTGATGACGGATCGGGACAGCCTCGTCGTCGGCTACGACGCGCTCCGCGGTGAGCCCCGCGGCAAGGTCAAGGACGCCAGCGCGGGAGACTGCGTCGACTGCGGTCGCTGCGTGGTCGTCTGTCCGACCGGGATCGACATCCGCAACGGCCTGCAGCTCGACTGCATCGGGTGCACCGCCTGCATCGACGCGTGCGACGAGATCATGACCAAGCTGAAGCGGCCGACGGGGCTGGTCCGGTACGACTCGCTCAACGGTCTCGAGCACCGGCCGAGGCGGTGGCTGCGCCCGCGCGTCTTCCTCTACGCCGGCGTCGTGGCGCTGTGGGCGGTCGGGGCGTTCTTCGCCTTCCGCAGCCACGTGTCGTTCGAGGCGAACCTCCTGCGGCTGCGGGGCGCGCCCTACCACGTCCTGAACGCGCAGACGGAGGACGCGACGGTGCGAAACCTCTTCCAGGTCCACCTGGTCAACAAGGGGCCCGACGAGGCGCGCTTCGAGATCGAGGCGATCCCGGTCGACGGCCACGAGGTCACGCTCAGCGCGGACGCGCTCGCGCTCCCGTCGCTCTCGGACCGGGAGATCGCGATCTACGTCGACGTGCCGCGCGAGCGCTTCGAGCAGGGCCAGGTGGTGCGCGTGCGGGTCCGTCGCGTCGACGAGGTGCCGGGCGAAGGCGAAGAGCGGCTGCTGGAGGCTCCGCTCCTCGGGCCGCGTCGCTGA
- a CDS encoding cbb3-type cytochrome c oxidase N-terminal domain-containing protein has protein sequence MGDVKRTDEIQGEIIHVYDGIEEADNALPMWWLWTFYGAIAFAIGYWFVYEEFEMASSTPELFAEAMAARAAAGEVDAETLQVLAGDAATVAEGRETFQTTCAACHGAEGQGQIGPNLTDDAWLHGGGPLQIYGSILDGISSDRARLAGSSGMPEWGAALGQRRVQAVTAYLLSVRNTNVQGGRPAEGEPFDPNASPEEREAETPEEAPGESEHAVTGDEAPPGA, from the coding sequence ATGGGTGACGTCAAGCGGACCGACGAGATCCAGGGCGAGATCATCCACGTCTACGACGGCATCGAGGAGGCGGACAACGCGCTCCCGATGTGGTGGCTGTGGACCTTCTACGGCGCCATCGCCTTTGCGATCGGATACTGGTTCGTCTACGAGGAGTTCGAGATGGCGTCGTCCACGCCCGAGCTCTTCGCGGAGGCGATGGCGGCGCGCGCGGCGGCCGGGGAGGTCGACGCGGAGACGCTGCAGGTGCTCGCGGGCGACGCGGCGACGGTGGCGGAGGGGCGCGAGACGTTCCAGACGACCTGCGCCGCCTGCCACGGCGCCGAGGGGCAGGGGCAGATCGGGCCCAACCTCACCGATGACGCCTGGCTTCACGGGGGGGGACCCTTGCAGATCTACGGGTCGATCCTCGACGGAATCTCTTCCGACCGGGCGCGCCTCGCCGGCTCGAGCGGCATGCCGGAGTGGGGCGCCGCGCTCGGCCAGCGGCGCGTGCAGGCGGTGACCGCCTACCTGCTCTCGGTGCGGAACACCAACGTGCAGGGGGGGCGCCCGGCCGAGGGCGAGCCCTTCGATCCGAACGCGTCGCCCGAGGAGAGGGAAGCCGAGACGCCCGAGGAGGCGCCGGGGGAGTCCGAGCACGCGGTCACCGGAGACGAGGCGCCGCCGGGCGCCTGA